The Bos javanicus breed banteng chromosome 11, ARS-OSU_banteng_1.0, whole genome shotgun sequence genome includes a window with the following:
- the LOC133256562 gene encoding olfactory receptor 1L8-like produces the protein MIMERLNQTSSVSEFILLGLSSQPEDQKPLFILFLIIYLVTITGNVLTILAIRSDPHLHIPMYFFLSVLSFTDIWYTTSIVPKMLVDFLSEKKTISYAGCLTQMYFIYVLANIDSFLLVVMAFDRYVAICDPFHYVTIMSHHRCVLLVAISCSLPHLHSLLHIFLLNQLTFCNSNVVHHFLCDINPLLKLSCSSIFVNDLTIKTEGLVVLVTPFLCIVFSYVRIFISVLRIPSAAGKRKAFSTCGSHLTVVILFYGSIFYVYLQPLSRYTVQDRVATIVYTVLSSMLNPFIYSLRNKDLKRGLGKMMARRKS, from the coding sequence ATGATCATGGAAAGACTCAACCAAACCAGCAGTGTCTCTGAGTTCATCCTCCTGGGACTCTCCTCCCAGCCTGAGGACCAGAAGCCACTCTTCATCCTCTTCCTCATCATATACCTGGTCACCATAACAGGGAACGTGCTCACCATCCTGGCCATCCGCTCTGACCCCCATCTGCATATCCCCATGTATTTCTTCTTGAGTGTCCTGTCTTTCACTGACATTTGGTATACAACAAGCATTGTCCCCAAGATGCTAGTTGACTTCCTGTCAGAGAAGAAGACTATCTCCTATGCTGGGTGtctgactcaaatgtattttatatatgttttggCTAACATTGACAGCTTTCTTCTTGTAGTCATGGCCTTTGACCGTTATGTGGCCATCTGTGACCCCTTCCACTATGTCACCATCATGAGCCATCACCGCTGTGTCCTGCTGGTAGCCATCTCCTGCTCATTGCCTCACCTCCACTCACTCCTACACATATTTCTGCTGAATCAGCTTACCTTCTGCAACTCCAATGTTGTCCACCACTTCCTCTGCGACATCAACCCTCTGCTGAAATTGTCCTGCTCCTCCATATTTGTCAATGATCTCACAATAAAGACAGAAGGGCTGGTTGTTTTGGTGACCCCCTTCCTATGCATTGTTTTCTCTTATGTgcgaatcttcatttcagttcTCCGGATCCCCTCAGCTGCTGGGAAAcgcaaagccttctccacctgtggctcccacTTGACTGTGGTAATCCTGTTTTATGGAAGCATCTTTTATGTCTATTTACAGCCCTTGTCCAGGTACACTGTTCAGGACCGAGTGGCTACAATTGTTTACACGGTTCTGTCCTCCATGCTCAACCCTTTCATCTACAGTTTGAGAAACAAAGACCTAAAGAGGGGCCTGGGGAAGATGATGGCCAGGAGGAAATCCTAG